The Rhizobium grahamii DNA window CGTATTGCACCAGATAGGCGTTCTTCGCGTACCAGTCATAGTACTGGTCTGAGACAATATCCGCCCGTTCGTATGGATCCATGCGGAGATTGAATGTTTTCGGCGCCCGCAGGCAAGTAAAGGGATTGGCCCAGACTTGCATGCCGCCGGGTTCCCGCTGCTCGCAGAAGACGAGCTTCCAATCATTGTAGCGATATGCAACCAGATTGCCGTCGTCGTCGAAGTAGTAGAAATCGGACCGTGCGGACTTCGTGTCCTTGCCGGTCAGATATGGCAGCTGATTGTAGCCGTCGAGATGAACCTTGAACTGGTTGCCACCAATCTGTGTGCCTTTCAAGAGCTTGTCCTTGATATCCGCGTCGCCTGCGGCCGCCACCAATGTCGGGAACCAGTCAAGGCCGGACACCATTTGGTTCGATACTTCACCTGCCTTGATGTGCCCTGGCCAGCGCACAAATGCCGGCACGCGGAATGCACCCTCCCAGTTGGTATCCTTCTCGCTTCGGAAGGGGGTGGTCGCGGCGTCCGGCCATGACCACTGGTTGGGGCCGTTGTCCGTTGTGTAGACGACGATCGTGTTGTCCGCGATCTTCAAGTCGTCGAGTGTCTTCAGCAACTTTCCAACATCGCCATCGTGCTCGATCATCCCGTCGGCATAGTCGTTGCCCGGCATGCCACTCTGTCCCTGCATGGATTCGCGGACGTGGGTGAAGGCATGCATCCGGGTCGTGTTCATCCAGGTGAAGAAGGGTTTGCCCGCTTTGGCCTGCCGATCGATGAAGTCGATTGCCGCCGCCGTCGTTTCGTCGTCGATCGTCTCCATGCGCTTGCGGTTGAGCGCACCTGTGTCTTCGATCTTTCCGTCTGCTGATGCCTTCAGAACACCGCGGGGAGAATTGGTACGAACGAATTCCTGGTCGTCCTTGGATAATAGGGCCGTTCCGGCTCTTCCTCGGCGTTGAGATGATAAAGGTTGCCGTAGAATTCATCGAAGCCATGCTTGGTCGGGAGAAATTCATTGCGGTCGCCAAGGTGGTTCTTGCCGAACTGGCCTGTCGCGTAACCGAGCGGCTTGAGCGCCTGTGCGATGGTAATATCGCGCGATTGCAGGCCGACGGTTGCGCCGGGAATGCCGACTTTGCAGAGGCCGGTTCTAAGGCAAACCTGCCCGGTAATGAATGTCGAGCGACCGGCCGTGCAGGAGTTCTCCGCATAGTAGTCGGTGAACATCATACCCTCCTTGGCCAGGCGGTCGATGTTGGGTGTCTTATAGCCGAGAACACCAAACGAATAGGCGCTGATGTTCGTCTGGCCGATATCGTCACCGAAGATCACGAGGATGTTCGGTTTGGAGGAATCTTGCGCCGGAGCGGCGTCTGCGGCCGGCGGCATGGCTGGCGTGGGCTGTTGGGCCATGGATGGCGTCATGAATGTCGATGACGTCAGGGTCATCGCCAGTGCGGCGGTGGTGCTGAGAAGTCTTGTGGCGATTCTCCGGGTCATGGCGTTCTCCTTGAGATCCGGTCGTTCAGCATTCTGCTCTCCTTGTGGTCGGCACGCGTGGCCGTTGCCGGAGCGGCTTGTCGCTTTCGACAAGGAGATTTGAACGTCTTTCGCTCGCGCGTAAGTACGTAACGGTAAATGCCGATGTAACGAGGTTACAGAAGGCTGCAGGCGCGCTTGGGAGAGCGCCTTGTAACCCGCATTTTGGCGCGTCTATTCACGCGTTCGCTCGCGTCTTGCACTGCTTCAACGAGGGAGCAGTCCAAAGCGGTGAGCCTCGTCCAGAAAGTGTCTGACCGAGGAGGGCTGCCATTTTCGGCCGCCGCGCGCTGGAACCTCGCCCATCTTATCCAGTTGCGCTGCGATGCCGCGCAGCGAGAGTGTCGGGTCGGCAATCGCGACGGCAGCCACGAGCTTCATCAATCGATCCTCGGGGATTCGACGGCTGGAACGGGCAAGCAGTTCCGGATCGGCGTGCTTCTCGCGCACCATCCTATGGACCGCACGCCGAAGTCGCTCCACCGTCCAGTCTTGCCCACGCCGATTGAGAATGAGCGCAATGTTTTCCCAGCTGTGCTGCGGGCGCAGTTGCTGGACAACTGGCAGCCAACTCTCCGATGACGATTGCAGGTCGTCGAGATAGGCTTTTTCGCGCGCTCTCGATATTGCTGCCCGTGCTTCTGGCAGCCCATCCCGCAGGCCCGGATTGCCAGCGAGTTTGCCTTTCGCTTTCGCGGCCTTCATGCCGGCCCTTGTGCGCTCCGCCGTGACCGATCGGTCGAGCCTGACAATGGCGCCAAGGACCTCCAGCGCAAACATGCCTTGCGACGTCGCGGTATCGATCGGGTCGTGCAGCGATCGAAAATGAATTCCCCGCGCCAATAGGCGCACTATCAGCTGTAGGAGGTTCGCCGCTGATTGGCCGAGCCGGTCGAGGTTCGTGACGACAAGCGTTTCGCCTTCCGTGAGTTCGCTCAAGACCTTCTCAAGCACAGGCCGATTGTCGGACGTCCCGGAGGCATGATCCTGACGAATTTGATCGCAGCCGGCGGCGCGCAATTCCGCCACCTGTGTATCGGTTCGATGCGCGTCGGGCGAAATACGGGCATAGCCGACGAGGCGCCGCGAGGGAGGCTCGGCGCCTCCTGAGGCGTCTTCTGTCTTGGCTGTCTCGACTCTCATCATTTTTAGATACAGGCAAATGAGCACACTTCAAAATGACTGTTCGTCAGTGCGCTGTGCTTATAATAGACCAACGACGGGAAAATCGTCGTCTGACGCTGTACGTGCCGAATTCCGAACCCCAATGTCTTGCATGCGTCCGAAAGGTTGGTACGTTGTTTTCGACGTCGCAACCATTTGTTTCGTATGGATCTTTTCATGAAGAATGCTTTCAATCCGGCCTCCGTGCGCAAGCCGTTCGGCAACTACAACCATGGTCTGCTTGTGCCCCCTGGCGCGTCGCTTCTTGTGACATCGGGACAGCTCGGGATCAGCGTGGATGATGTGATTCCCGCGGATGTGACCGCGCAGGCAGAGCTGTGCTTCAAGGCAATTGACGCGATCCTCGATGAAGCCGGTATGACATTTGCCGATGTCATCCGCATCTCCGGTTTTGTCACCCGGAGAGAGGACTTTCCCGCCTACATGGCGGTGCGCGATCGGTTCACGCTCGATCCCAAGCCGGTCTCGACGCTGATCATCGTTGGCGGGTTTACGCGGCCGGAGTTTCTGGTCGAGGTCGAGGTGACCGCCGCCAAGGTGATCTGATCAGAGGGGCAGTCTCGCGTCAGAACCGTTCCATCGCCGCCTTCACCCTGCCGAGGAAGGCAGCTCGTGTCTGGTCGGTGCAGTTGTTCATGTCGTAGTGAGCGAGAAAGGTCACCGGCCGTACTGGGTTAATCTGCGCGCGCAGCACGCGCTTGACGATCTTCTTCGGCGGATTGCCGGCGACGAAGGCACGGAACGGTGTCGCGCCGTAGGTCAACACAGCGCCGAGCTTGCGGATATGGCGGAGCCTGGATTCGACCTTGCCGTCGACGAGCTCGAAGGAGACGCCCGGTAGCCAGACGCGGTCGAAATAGCCCTTCAGGATGGCGGGAAAGCCGAAATTCCAGACCGGCGTGACGATCACCAGGCCTTCCGCGGCTTTCAGCCGGTCGACGTAGCCTTTCACCAGCTCCGTATTCTCGGGATAGTCGTGGTAGATCAACCTGTCGCGGCGAGACAGGACCGGGTCGAAATCTTCCGCATAAAGATTGCAGTCATCGACCTCATGACCTGCGGCCTTCAGGCTTTCCAGCGTCTGGCGGTAAAGCGCGTTGCCATAGCTTGATTCCACCGGATGCGAGTGAAGGACGAGAACTCTCACGAGGCCTCCATCACGGCGGCCAGCCCGGGGAAGAGGTAGTTCTTGCCCGCGGCGAAGTCGAAGTTCGGGTTCTCCCAGGCGATCATCTTGCCGGGGTTCAGCAAACCCTGCGGATCTGTCTCGTGCTTGAAGGCCAGCTGCACCTTGTCCGTCTGCTTCATGCCGCCTTCTTCCAGGGTGTAGCGATGCGGATTGAAGATCGGGCATCCGTGGTCCTGGTGGATCTTTATGATCTCCTCGAGGCGCTCCTCGCTCGTGTAGCGCACCAATGGCAGCCCGGAGCACTGGATCTGGCCGTCGAACTTGATGAATTCGAGATGGCCGGGTACCTCGTCGCCGAAGATCTCAACCATCTTGGCTACCTTCGCCACATGGTCCGGGCCCGGGTACTGGACCTGCAGGTAAGTGAAAGTGGGATCGACCTTGAGCGCCCGCAACGTCGTGTGGTTCCAGGCAAGCTCATAGGCGTGCGGAATACCCTTCATGCTCTCGACCTTGTCGGAGCGGAAGATGATCTCGCCCTTCTGGGCCGCGGTGAAGGCGCTGAAGGCATCCATCGCGTGCGGTGCGATCATCAGCACGACGACCGACTGGCCTTGGCGAATATAGGGTTTGTGCCGCGTGAAGTATTCGTGCGGGATGGGTGCCGCGATCGGCGCAATCTCCTTGACGAGAATGCCGTTGCACTTTGCCAGCGCGTCCGAGTAGCGCACCGCCGCCATGAAGTCGTCGTAGCCCACCAGCACATCGACCCAGTCATAGGCCGGTGCGAGCGGCATCTCGATTTCGGTAATGATACCGTTGGTGCCATAGGCGTGGCTGACCTTCTGCAGGTCCCAACCGGTGAGATCGAGCACCCGTGGCTCGGCCTCCATGGTAACGACGCGCAGGCGGATGATGTTGCCGATATCGCGAAGCCCGCCCCAGGTGATCGAGCCGACGCCGCCCGATCCGCCGGCAATGAAGCCGCCGATCGTCGCGGTTTGCGCGGTCGACGGATGGAAGCGCAGCTCCTGGCCCGAGTGGGCCTTGGTCTGTTTGTCGAGCTGGGCGATCACGATGCCGGGCTCGCAGATCACGCGCCCCGGATGGATCTCCTTGATCTTGTCCATCGCCGCGAGGTTGAGAACGATGCCGCCGGAGAGTGGCATGGCCTGGCCGTAATTGCCGGTGCCGGCGCCCCGCGGCGTTACCGGCACGCCATGGGCGAAGGCCACCTTGAGGGTCTGGATTACTTCTGCCTCGTTCTTCGGCGTCACGACCAGATCGGCAGTCACGCCATCGAGCTGCGCCTTCAGGATCGGCGAGTACCAATAGAAATCGCGGCTTTTCTGACGAACGAGCGCCGGATTGTCCTCGATGGCGATGCCTTCGAGTTCCTTCTTGATCTTCAGATAATCCGGCATGTCAGGCTCCAACGACGCTATCGAGTTCACGGTAATCAGGCAGGCTGCGGTCGATAACCTTGCCGCGGCGAAGCACGACGCGGTCAGACTGCGGGCGGGACAGAAATTCGCTCCAGCGACGGGCGCCGAAGAGCACGAGATCGGCAGGCCGGCCGATGCCGATGCGACCCATGTCGGGGCGCCCGGCGATGTCGGCAGGTGAGGTGGTAACGACGCGCGCGGCCGTATCCAGCGGATGATCGAGATGAAGAATGCGCACCGCTTCGCGGAACACTTCGACTGCATCGAGATCGCCATAGGCGTAGAAGGGATCACGCGTGTTGTCGGATGCGACCGCCGTGGTGACGCCGGCTGCCGCGAGCTCCTTGAAGAGTGTCACCCCGCGCCAGCGCGGTGTCCGGTTCGGATAGCGATCTTGCAGGTAGGCATTGCACATCGGCAGCGAAATGATCGAGATGCCGGCTTTGGCAACCAGCTCGACGGTCCGCTCGGCAACGCCGTCGTCCTGTCTTGCCAGCGAGCAGCAGTGGCCTGCCGTCACCTTGCCGACGAAGCGGTTGCGAAGAACGGCCTCGGCGATCGCCTTCAAGGTCTCCGCGCCGGGATCATCCGTTTCGTCGACATGAAGATCGACGTCGAGACCGTTCTCGGCCGCCGCATGAAAAAGTGTGTCGAGCTGTGTTGCGAGGTTCGGGCCCATCTTGGTGACACCGCCGATCAGTCCGGCCGCATCGCGAATGACCGCGACGAGATCGGCGAAATAGGCCTCGTCGGCCATGTCGTCCATCGGGAAGAGGGCGACGGCCTGGAGGGCGATCTTGTCCTTCCAGGCTTCGCGCATTTCGGCGAAGACCTCGAAGGAAATCCTGTGCTGGGGGGCAGCGGAGTCCAGATGCGTGCGGATCAGGCTCGTCCCGTGCGCATAGGCGGAGCGAAGCGCGAACTCCATCCGCTTGCGCACGTCGTCGGCCGACCAATGCGCCTCGCGGTCGGCGCCCACGGCCTGCAGCGCGCCCATGAACGTTCCGTCGGGGTTGCTGCTGCGTCCCCAGATGTGCCCCTTGTCGAGATGCGTGTGCACGTCGGCAAAGCAAGGCCAGACCATGCCTTCGCGGAGATCGGATTTCGCCAGTTCCAGGGGAGCGCTGCCGGCCGGCAGGATCGCAGCGACAAGGCCGTTTTCGATGACGATATCGGCTCGCACGAGGCCCTCGATTGCCGGCGCGTTGAAACCTTCGACGGCAATCGCTGGCAGCGTCGCATTGCTCAGCACGAAACGACCGGCATTCGGAGGTGACATGAAGGAGTATGTCATCAGTTTTCCCGCTTGAGGCTGCTCTCATGCCAGCGATGCAGGCTGAGCCAGGAGATGAAGGACGTGATCGCGAAAATCGCCACTCCGAGCAGCGAGAGCATCAGGAGCGCTGCGAAGAGGCGAGGGATGTTCATGCGGTACTGTGCTTCCAGGAGCCGGAAGGCGAGGCCGGAGCCGGCGCCCGCCGAACCGGCAGCGAATTCGGCGACTACGGCAGCAATCAGCGCAAGCCCTCCGCCGATGCGCAGGCCCGTCATGAAATAGGGCTGTGCCGCCGGCAGCTTCAGATAGAGCAGCGTTTGCCAGCGCGAGGCGCCATAGAGCTCGAACAGGTTGATCAGATTGTGATCGACGCTTTTCAGACCCTGCACCATGTTGGAGAGGATCGGAAAGAAGGCGACGAGAAAGGCGCAGATCAGCAGCGCCACCTGCGTCGATGGCGCGTAAATCAGGATCAGCGGCGAGATCGCGACAATCGGCGTGACCTGCAGGATGACGGCAAGCGGATAGAAGGCGATCTCGATCCAGCGCGATTGCACGAGGAAGACGGCAAAGCCGACTCCGCCGACAAGTGCCAGCAGCAGTGACATCAAGGTGATCTTGGTCGTTACCCAAAGTGCGGGCGCAAGCGTTCCCCAATCGCTGATAAAGGCAGCGGCGACCGCGCTGGGGCCAGGCAGAATGTATGGCGCCACGCCGGAGAGTTTGACATACAGCGCCCAGACAGCGACGAGAACAGCGACAGTCGCAAACGGCACGACAATCCGCAGCGCAAGGTCACGTCGTTTCGCCGTCATCGGGTTCGGCAATGCAGCCGCGGAGGCATCGGCAGTATCGGCGCTCATGCGTTCTCCTTTGCGGCGTTGATGGCGCCGATCAACGAGCGAGAGACAGTTTCGCAGGCCTGACGATACTCTTCAGAGGTGCGATAATAGGCGTCCCGCTTAAGGC harbors:
- a CDS encoding RidA family protein; the encoded protein is MKNAFNPASVRKPFGNYNHGLLVPPGASLLVTSGQLGISVDDVIPADVTAQAELCFKAIDAILDEAGMTFADVIRISGFVTRREDFPAYMAVRDRFTLDPKPVSTLIIVGGFTRPEFLVEVEVTAAKVI
- a CDS encoding recombinase family protein translates to MMRVETAKTEDASGGAEPPSRRLVGYARISPDAHRTDTQVAELRAAGCDQIRQDHASGTSDNRPVLEKVLSELTEGETLVVTNLDRLGQSAANLLQLIVRLLARGIHFRSLHDPIDTATSQGMFALEVLGAIVRLDRSVTAERTRAGMKAAKAKGKLAGNPGLRDGLPEARAAISRAREKAYLDDLQSSSESWLPVVQQLRPQHSWENIALILNRRGQDWTVERLRRAVHRMVREKHADPELLARSSRRIPEDRLMKLVAAVAIADPTLSLRGIAAQLDKMGEVPARGGRKWQPSSVRHFLDEAHRFGLLPR
- a CDS encoding ABC transporter permease, with the translated sequence MSADTADASAAALPNPMTAKRRDLALRIVVPFATVAVLVAVWALYVKLSGVAPYILPGPSAVAAAFISDWGTLAPALWVTTKITLMSLLLALVGGVGFAVFLVQSRWIEIAFYPLAVILQVTPIVAISPLILIYAPSTQVALLICAFLVAFFPILSNMVQGLKSVDHNLINLFELYGASRWQTLLYLKLPAAQPYFMTGLRIGGGLALIAAVVAEFAAGSAGAGSGLAFRLLEAQYRMNIPRLFAALLMLSLLGVAIFAITSFISWLSLHRWHESSLKREN
- a CDS encoding cytosine deaminase, which gives rise to MTYSFMSPPNAGRFVLSNATLPAIAVEGFNAPAIEGLVRADIVIENGLVAAILPAGSAPLELAKSDLREGMVWPCFADVHTHLDKGHIWGRSSNPDGTFMGALQAVGADREAHWSADDVRKRMEFALRSAYAHGTSLIRTHLDSAAPQHRISFEVFAEMREAWKDKIALQAVALFPMDDMADEAYFADLVAVIRDAAGLIGGVTKMGPNLATQLDTLFHAAAENGLDVDLHVDETDDPGAETLKAIAEAVLRNRFVGKVTAGHCCSLARQDDGVAERTVELVAKAGISIISLPMCNAYLQDRYPNRTPRWRGVTLFKELAAAGVTTAVASDNTRDPFYAYGDLDAVEVFREAVRILHLDHPLDTAARVVTTSPADIAGRPDMGRIGIGRPADLVLFGARRWSEFLSRPQSDRVVLRRGKVIDRSLPDYRELDSVVGA
- a CDS encoding FAD-binding oxidoreductase — encoded protein: MPDYLKIKKELEGIAIEDNPALVRQKSRDFYWYSPILKAQLDGVTADLVVTPKNEAEVIQTLKVAFAHGVPVTPRGAGTGNYGQAMPLSGGIVLNLAAMDKIKEIHPGRVICEPGIVIAQLDKQTKAHSGQELRFHPSTAQTATIGGFIAGGSGGVGSITWGGLRDIGNIIRLRVVTMEAEPRVLDLTGWDLQKVSHAYGTNGIITEIEMPLAPAYDWVDVLVGYDDFMAAVRYSDALAKCNGILVKEIAPIAAPIPHEYFTRHKPYIRQGQSVVVLMIAPHAMDAFSAFTAAQKGEIIFRSDKVESMKGIPHAYELAWNHTTLRALKVDPTFTYLQVQYPGPDHVAKVAKMVEIFGDEVPGHLEFIKFDGQIQCSGLPLVRYTSEERLEEIIKIHQDHGCPIFNPHRYTLEEGGMKQTDKVQLAFKHETDPQGLLNPGKMIAWENPNFDFAAGKNYLFPGLAAVMEAS
- a CDS encoding NAD(P)H-dependent oxidoreductase encodes the protein MRVLVLHSHPVESSYGNALYRQTLESLKAAGHEVDDCNLYAEDFDPVLSRRDRLIYHDYPENTELVKGYVDRLKAAEGLVIVTPVWNFGFPAILKGYFDRVWLPGVSFELVDGKVESRLRHIRKLGAVLTYGATPFRAFVAGNPPKKIVKRVLRAQINPVRPVTFLAHYDMNNCTDQTRAAFLGRVKAAMERF